From the genome of Winogradskyella forsetii, one region includes:
- a CDS encoding DUF4382 domain-containing protein: MKHLKSLKIIVLSLIILISFSSCSKDDMARDEQNAAITVSLKGGTDQLNTVFLEINDVQVKVKEDGTLPNAWISLNAINRGIHNISDLTNASELLLVEHFEMNPTFIHEIRLVLGDNNSIKINDTSTSLSIAENASVSNLVKMEFDGNHIYQVVINLDIDGSVSFNEDENTMILNPKLYTEIRKF, encoded by the coding sequence ATGAAACATTTAAAATCACTAAAAATTATTGTTTTATCTCTGATCATTTTAATCAGCTTTTCAAGTTGTTCAAAAGATGATATGGCGAGAGATGAACAAAACGCAGCAATTACTGTAAGTCTAAAAGGCGGCACTGACCAACTCAACACTGTTTTTCTTGAAATTAATGATGTGCAAGTCAAAGTAAAAGAAGATGGCACCTTGCCAAATGCTTGGATAAGCTTAAACGCTATTAATAGAGGAATCCATAATATTTCGGACTTAACAAATGCGTCTGAATTACTTTTAGTAGAGCATTTTGAGATGAATCCAACCTTTATACATGAAATTAGATTAGTGCTTGGAGACAATAATTCTATAAAAATCAACGACACTTCAACAAGTTTATCTATTGCAGAAAATGCGTCAGTTTCAAATTTGGTAAAAATGGAATTTGATGGCAATCATATTTACCAAGTCGTAATAAATTTAGATATCGATGGATCTGTAAGTTTCAATGAAGATGAAAATACGATGATTCTCAACCCAAAGCTCTATACCGAAATCAGAAAATTTTAG
- a CDS encoding aldo/keto reductase, which produces MTYSRLIAGTMTWGSWGKQLSKKEMAALMDFCVSNHITTFDHADIYGAYTTEADFGKALLDSGLKREEIQLISKCGIQDVCDNQNNRVKHYNYSKDHIICSVETSLQHLETEYLDLLLLHRPSPLMEAEVIAEAITILKKDGKIKDFGVSNFTSSQMDMIGLRMDIDVNQIEFSLTQHSAMHNGTLDYMMTNGIKPMAWSPLGSVFKEDNEQSRRVHKQLGELMDKYNATEDQLLLAWIMKHPAHIHPVVGTTTKERLKLAIEAAKIELELEDWFLILVAAQGHEVP; this is translated from the coding sequence GTGACATATTCTCGATTAATTGCAGGTACCATGACTTGGGGAAGTTGGGGCAAGCAACTCTCTAAAAAAGAAATGGCAGCCTTAATGGATTTCTGCGTTTCCAACCACATTACCACCTTTGACCATGCTGATATTTATGGTGCTTACACCACAGAAGCTGATTTTGGAAAAGCCTTATTAGATTCTGGACTTAAGCGTGAAGAGATTCAGCTGATTTCTAAATGTGGCATTCAAGATGTTTGCGATAACCAAAATAACAGGGTTAAACATTATAATTATAGTAAAGACCACATTATTTGTTCCGTTGAAACGTCGCTACAACATCTTGAAACGGAGTATTTAGATCTATTACTCCTGCACAGACCTAGTCCTTTAATGGAGGCTGAAGTGATTGCGGAAGCTATTACCATTTTAAAAAAAGACGGAAAAATAAAAGATTTTGGGGTGTCTAATTTCACGTCTTCGCAAATGGACATGATTGGTTTGCGTATGGATATTGATGTGAACCAAATTGAATTTTCACTTACCCAACATTCTGCAATGCACAATGGCACCTTGGATTATATGATGACCAACGGCATAAAGCCAATGGCTTGGTCGCCTTTGGGTTCTGTTTTTAAAGAAGACAATGAACAATCGAGACGCGTCCATAAACAACTAGGCGAATTGATGGATAAATACAATGCCACTGAAGACCAATTGCTGTTGGCATGGATTATGAAACATCCAGCGCATATTCATCCTGTAGTTGGCACCACGACCAAAGAGCGCTTAAAATTAGCCATTGAAGCTGCTAAAATTGAATTGGAATTAGAAGATTGGTTTTTGATATTGGTGGCGGCTCAAGGACATGAGGTTCCTTGA
- a CDS encoding HD domain-containing protein, with protein sequence MIKWLKDNWFNLASNYTDEETINGFWKDLETHYTSKNRHYHNLSHLYHMFLQLEDFKIDIKDLDSLKFAIWYHDIVYKATKKDNEEQSAVFAKKRLKTLNFEEIRSKNVENLIISTKKHQIILDENNDNAYLLDLDLSILGSEWETYLNYTQQIRKEYKIYPNFMYNPGRKKVLQHFLERETLYFTDAYQSEFENIARENITKEIDML encoded by the coding sequence ATGATAAAATGGTTGAAAGATAATTGGTTCAATTTAGCTTCAAATTACACGGACGAAGAAACAATTAATGGGTTTTGGAAAGACCTTGAAACCCATTACACATCCAAAAACAGACATTATCACAATCTTTCACATCTTTATCATATGTTTCTTCAATTGGAAGATTTCAAAATTGATATTAAAGATTTAGATAGCTTGAAATTTGCGATTTGGTATCACGATATTGTTTATAAAGCAACTAAAAAAGACAACGAAGAGCAAAGTGCGGTTTTTGCCAAAAAGAGACTTAAAACTCTAAATTTTGAAGAAATAAGATCAAAAAACGTTGAAAATCTCATTATTTCAACTAAAAAGCATCAAATTATTTTGGACGAAAATAATGACAATGCTTATCTTTTGGATTTAGATTTATCGATTCTCGGTTCGGAATGGGAAACCTATCTGAATTATACGCAGCAAATCAGAAAGGAATATAAAATCTATCCAAATTTCATGTACAATCCTGGTCGAAAAAAAGTACTTCAGCATTTTTTGGAAAGAGAAACGTTGTATTTTACGGATGCTTATCAATCTGAATTTGAGAATATCGCACGTGAAAACATTACTAAAGAAATTGACATGCTATGA